One Brachybacterium aquaticum genomic region harbors:
- a CDS encoding peptidoglycan-binding domain-containing protein: MIVLLLIVGGYWIGRTTAGGSDDETAAPASETRTVEVSTQEVGRSLTLVTSVTREFSTVATNRLSGTITEVGDLDAIEPGDILYRVDHVPVRAVAGTVPFYRDLGRGDSGDDVAQLQETLRALDLLSGPSDGEFGPATRDAVRDWQESLGLEETGEITLGRLIAIPQLPGPVRLDPSIIAPGLLVSGGESVVAVPGDEPEFVMHLSTAQADLIPSGATLTVTHGEQSWPAVIASSGPGDQGTDLTLTAPDGSSVCGQECSALSGAETINLMTQVEIVPSVTGPAIPLAAISTGPDGRTTVEHADGTDVEVEIQGIEAGIAVVDGLDAGDEIRLPDGAAPPPSDGGG, encoded by the coding sequence GTGATCGTGCTGCTCCTGATCGTCGGCGGGTACTGGATCGGCAGGACGACTGCCGGCGGCAGCGACGACGAGACGGCCGCCCCCGCGTCCGAGACACGCACCGTCGAGGTGAGCACTCAAGAGGTCGGGAGATCGCTCACCCTGGTCACCTCGGTGACGAGGGAGTTCTCGACGGTGGCGACGAATCGCCTCTCGGGGACCATCACGGAGGTCGGTGATCTCGACGCCATCGAGCCCGGCGACATTCTGTACCGGGTGGACCATGTCCCCGTCCGGGCTGTCGCCGGGACGGTGCCCTTCTACCGGGACCTGGGCCGCGGGGACTCCGGGGACGATGTGGCCCAGCTCCAGGAGACGTTGCGCGCATTGGATCTGCTGTCGGGCCCCTCCGACGGCGAGTTCGGCCCGGCCACCAGGGATGCTGTCCGTGACTGGCAGGAGTCGCTCGGCCTCGAGGAGACCGGTGAGATCACTCTGGGCAGGCTCATCGCGATCCCTCAGCTGCCCGGCCCCGTCCGTTTGGACCCGTCAATCATCGCCCCTGGCCTGCTCGTCTCCGGCGGGGAGTCGGTGGTCGCCGTGCCGGGCGACGAGCCGGAGTTCGTGATGCATCTCAGCACCGCCCAGGCCGATCTGATCCCCTCCGGGGCAACGCTGACCGTCACCCACGGGGAGCAGTCCTGGCCGGCAGTCATCGCCTCCTCCGGGCCCGGCGATCAGGGGACCGACCTCACCCTCACCGCGCCAGACGGCTCCTCGGTCTGCGGCCAGGAGTGCAGTGCGCTGAGCGGCGCCGAGACGATCAATCTCATGACCCAGGTGGAGATCGTCCCGTCCGTCACGGGGCCCGCGATCCCGCTGGCCGCGATCAGCACCGGCCCCGACGGCCGCACCACGGTCGAACATGCCGACGGCACCGACGTCGAGGTCGAGATCCAGGGGATCGAGGCCGGGATCGCAGTGGTCGACGGTCTGGACGCGGGGGACGAGATCAGGCTCCCCGACGGCGCAGCGCCTCCTCCCTCCGACGGGGGCGGCTGA
- a CDS encoding RDD family protein, giving the protein MDPLASRRVRAHLTDCVGYLGLAAATAPVGVLLVSTTSLGESRLFAQLVSAVPPVAATLLAARAESGPHRATWGKRRQGLEVAGAGGAALPFSRALGRNTVKILVPWQLGHLTAIGAVGGGFEEGDALTYGSAVAVYATLGVVAATVLRRPGRGVHDRLVGGRVLLPAAPRG; this is encoded by the coding sequence ATGGATCCTCTGGCGTCGCGGCGCGTGCGCGCCCACCTCACGGACTGCGTCGGCTACCTGGGTCTCGCCGCGGCGACGGCGCCCGTCGGAGTGCTGCTGGTGAGCACCACCTCTCTCGGGGAGAGCCGACTGTTCGCGCAGCTGGTCAGCGCGGTGCCGCCCGTGGCCGCGACCCTGCTGGCGGCGCGGGCCGAGTCCGGGCCGCACCGGGCCACCTGGGGCAAGCGCCGGCAGGGTCTCGAGGTGGCGGGCGCCGGCGGGGCGGCGCTGCCGTTCTCCCGAGCGCTGGGACGGAACACGGTGAAGATCCTGGTGCCCTGGCAGCTGGGGCACCTCACCGCGATCGGCGCCGTCGGGGGCGGCTTCGAGGAGGGCGATGCGCTCACCTACGGCTCCGCCGTCGCCGTCTACGCGACGCTCGGCGTGGTCGCCGCGACGGTGCTGCGCCGCCCCGGGCGCGGGGTCCACGACCGGCTCGTCGGCGGCCGCGTGCTCCTCCCCGCCGCACCCCGCGGCTGA
- a CDS encoding Gfo/Idh/MocA family protein: protein MSFTLGIVGIGQFGSHFAELFAAHPEIEALYACDAVPERIDAVEARGVHFAGRFATLEELLASDVDAVAIFTQRWTHGEHALAALRAGKHVYSAVPMAIEEEEIRAITEEVRRTGLVYMMGETSQYNAAVVLARRLHRQGVFGEVFYAEGDYVHDMDLGFYDAYKYSGGEGWKATASYPPMLYPTHSIGGILGVLGERHAVSVSCLGRPDTRGDGVFDKDVSMFGNDVSNAFALFGMDNGGAFRTNELRRVGYPSHKRESRFRFFGEESSFEETVEATYWHDKRRVLEVTDLIGTDATMSLDDPRLADVSPTLRDAFVAGAARSHHQARLPREFQGLPNGHEGAHHFLVDDFARAVADGLQSQVNAWQAARYTLPGIIAHESMKAGGERLEIPDLGDCPLPVQDLDAGQEPLDIPALEDALAQLS, encoded by the coding sequence ATGTCGTTCACCCTGGGGATCGTCGGGATCGGCCAGTTCGGCTCCCACTTCGCGGAGCTCTTCGCCGCCCACCCCGAGATCGAGGCGCTCTACGCCTGTGACGCCGTCCCCGAGCGGATCGACGCCGTCGAGGCGCGCGGCGTGCACTTCGCCGGCCGCTTCGCCACCCTCGAGGAGCTGCTCGCCTCGGACGTCGACGCCGTCGCGATCTTCACCCAGCGCTGGACCCACGGCGAGCACGCCCTGGCCGCCCTGCGCGCCGGCAAGCACGTCTACTCCGCGGTGCCGATGGCGATCGAGGAGGAGGAGATCCGGGCGATCACCGAGGAGGTGCGGCGCACCGGCCTGGTCTACATGATGGGCGAGACCAGCCAGTACAACGCCGCCGTGGTCCTCGCCCGCCGCCTGCACCGCCAGGGCGTGTTCGGCGAGGTGTTCTACGCCGAGGGCGACTACGTCCACGACATGGATCTCGGGTTCTACGACGCCTACAAGTACTCCGGCGGCGAGGGCTGGAAGGCCACCGCCTCGTACCCGCCGATGCTCTACCCCACCCACTCGATCGGCGGCATCCTCGGGGTGCTGGGGGAGCGGCACGCCGTGTCCGTCTCGTGCCTGGGTCGACCGGACACCCGCGGCGACGGCGTGTTCGACAAGGACGTGTCGATGTTCGGCAACGACGTCTCCAACGCCTTCGCCCTGTTCGGCATGGACAACGGCGGCGCCTTCCGCACCAACGAGCTGCGCCGCGTCGGCTACCCCTCCCACAAGCGCGAGTCCCGCTTCCGCTTCTTCGGCGAGGAGTCCTCCTTCGAGGAGACCGTCGAGGCGACCTACTGGCACGACAAGCGCCGCGTGCTCGAGGTGACCGACCTGATCGGCACCGACGCCACCATGTCGCTGGACGACCCGCGCCTCGCCGATGTCTCGCCCACCCTGCGCGACGCCTTCGTCGCCGGCGCCGCCCGCTCCCACCACCAGGCCCGCCTGCCGCGGGAGTTCCAGGGTCTGCCCAACGGCCACGAGGGCGCCCATCACTTCCTCGTCGACGACTTCGCTCGCGCCGTCGCGGACGGCCTCCAGTCCCAGGTCAACGCCTGGCAGGCCGCCCGCTACACCCTCCCCGGCATCATCGCCCACGAGTCGATGAAGGCCGGCGGCGAGCGCCTGGAGATCCCCGACCTCGGAGACTGCCCGCTGCCGGTGCAGGACCTGGACGCGGGCCAGGAGCCGCTGGACATCCCCGCCCTGGAGGACGCACTCGCACAGCTCTCCTGA
- a CDS encoding MFS transporter: protein MSTPAAPAPALGGPRAYGVWVAAVTAYAIAVLQRTTMGVAGLEATERFGASATIVSTFVVLQLAVYALCQIPAGVLLDRFGSRATLTSGAVLMALGQVLMSQTETVGVAMIARIVLGAGDALTFSSAIRLVPAWFPAARVPILTQLTGILGQVGQIASAVPFVAALTMLGWTPAFGGAASVSALAALLALLVVRATPPGMPRPRVRQDLARIPLVLARIVRHPSTQLGFFTHFTAGFTGIAFSMMWGYPYLTAGEGLSRPAASAVMTVLVVVAVVGGPLIGALTERHPLRRSTLVLLIVACIGVPLLALVLWPGPAPIWLLVLLVAGFSIGGPASSVGFDFPRTDLARHRLGTATGVVIMGGFIGGLLSILLIGLVLDLLRPDGAYDLHAFRVAFAVQLPLLGLGVAGMLLSRRRLRRRMAAQGREVPPWRDVWRSGRWRRL from the coding sequence ATGAGCACCCCCGCCGCGCCCGCCCCCGCCCTCGGAGGCCCCCGCGCCTACGGGGTGTGGGTCGCGGCCGTGACGGCGTACGCGATCGCGGTGCTGCAGCGCACCACGATGGGCGTGGCCGGGCTCGAGGCCACCGAGCGGTTCGGCGCCTCCGCCACGATCGTCTCCACCTTCGTGGTGCTGCAGCTGGCCGTCTACGCGCTCTGCCAGATCCCCGCCGGCGTGCTGCTGGACCGCTTCGGCTCCCGCGCGACCCTCACCTCCGGCGCCGTGCTCATGGCGCTGGGCCAGGTGCTCATGTCCCAGACGGAGACCGTGGGCGTGGCGATGATCGCGCGGATCGTGCTGGGAGCCGGGGACGCCCTCACCTTCTCCAGCGCGATCCGGCTGGTCCCCGCCTGGTTCCCGGCGGCGCGGGTGCCGATCCTCACCCAGCTCACCGGGATCCTGGGCCAGGTGGGGCAGATCGCCTCCGCAGTGCCCTTCGTGGCGGCGCTGACGATGCTGGGCTGGACGCCCGCCTTCGGCGGGGCCGCCTCCGTCAGCGCGCTCGCCGCGCTGCTCGCGCTGCTGGTGGTGCGCGCGACCCCGCCGGGGATGCCGCGCCCGCGGGTGCGGCAGGATCTCGCCCGGATCCCGCTGGTGCTCGCCCGGATCGTGCGCCATCCCTCCACCCAGCTGGGGTTCTTCACCCACTTCACGGCCGGCTTCACCGGCATCGCCTTCTCCATGATGTGGGGCTACCCGTACCTCACCGCGGGGGAGGGGCTGAGCCGGCCCGCGGCCTCGGCGGTGATGACCGTGCTGGTGGTGGTGGCCGTGGTGGGAGGGCCGCTGATCGGTGCGCTCACCGAGCGCCATCCGCTGCGGCGCTCCACCCTGGTGCTGCTGATCGTGGCCTGCATCGGCGTGCCCCTGCTGGCCCTGGTGCTGTGGCCCGGGCCGGCGCCCATCTGGCTGCTGGTGCTGCTGGTGGCGGGCTTCTCGATCGGCGGGCCCGCCAGCAGCGTGGGCTTCGACTTCCCTCGCACGGACCTGGCCCGGCACCGGCTGGGCACGGCGACCGGCGTGGTGATCATGGGCGGGTTCATCGGCGGACTGCTCTCGATCTTGCTGATCGGCCTGGTGTTGGACCTGCTGCGGCCGGACGGCGCCTACGACCTCCACGCCTTCCGGGTGGCCTTCGCGGTCCAGCTCCCGCTGCTGGGCCTCGGCGTGGCGGGCATGCTGCTCTCCCGCCGCCGGCTGCGGCGGCGGATGGCCGCGCAGGGCCGCGAGGTGCCGCCGTGGCGGGACGTGTGGCGCTCGGGGCGCTGGCGCCGGCTCTGA
- a CDS encoding permease: protein MKISALCREALVSALAARTSSALVMVVAAAMCLAAILTAGQAEASRSAIHDQLTSDSSRLVSVSAQDEAGFVTPATVGVIHGLDSTDVVLARTPATDVVNAATGTGGPVVPLWEVHGDLDSAVTLLSGRWPQPGEALISETSRQTFGLTDDAGAAQLGEGRQIPIVGTFRAAPAFTVYDAGILAVSTPGTPLASVDVLATSLADVEAAQAGTLEILAPDGPQQVTVESQLSAARTAMELDAQLAETSRTLLITVLGIGLLLVCAVVLADVLIRARDLGRRRTLGINRTDLVAMVSLRAGAAAVPGIVAAVGVTLALGQDIVDVSPLVALPIGLLTLDAVLLAAIPPALLAAFRDPVRVMRVA, encoded by the coding sequence GTGAAGATCTCCGCACTGTGCCGCGAGGCGCTGGTGAGCGCCCTCGCCGCCCGAACCTCCTCCGCGCTGGTGATGGTCGTGGCCGCCGCCATGTGCCTGGCAGCGATCCTCACCGCCGGCCAGGCCGAGGCCAGCCGCAGCGCGATCCACGATCAGCTCACCAGCGACAGCTCACGCCTGGTGAGCGTCTCTGCCCAGGACGAGGCCGGATTCGTCACCCCGGCGACCGTCGGCGTGATCCATGGGCTGGATTCGACCGATGTGGTGCTCGCCCGCACGCCGGCCACCGATGTGGTCAATGCCGCCACCGGCACCGGTGGCCCGGTCGTGCCCCTGTGGGAGGTGCACGGTGACCTCGACTCCGCCGTCACCCTGCTCAGCGGCCGCTGGCCGCAGCCCGGTGAAGCACTGATCTCCGAGACGTCCCGACAGACCTTCGGCCTCACCGACGACGCCGGGGCCGCCCAGCTGGGAGAGGGCCGCCAGATCCCGATCGTCGGGACCTTCCGCGCCGCCCCGGCATTCACCGTCTACGATGCCGGGATCCTCGCCGTCAGCACGCCGGGCACCCCACTGGCCTCGGTCGACGTACTCGCGACGTCCCTGGCGGATGTCGAGGCGGCCCAGGCCGGCACCCTCGAGATCCTGGCTCCCGACGGCCCGCAGCAGGTGACCGTCGAGTCCCAGCTCAGTGCGGCCCGTACGGCGATGGAGCTCGATGCCCAGCTGGCCGAGACGTCCCGCACGCTGCTGATCACCGTGCTGGGGATCGGTCTGCTGCTGGTCTGCGCCGTGGTGCTGGCAGACGTGCTCATCCGGGCCCGGGACCTCGGACGACGACGAACGCTGGGCATCAACCGCACCGATCTGGTGGCGATGGTCTCGCTGCGCGCGGGCGCGGCGGCCGTTCCCGGGATCGTGGCTGCCGTGGGAGTCACGCTGGCGCTCGGCCAGGACATCGTCGACGTCTCCCCCCTGGTGGCTCTGCCCATCGGACTGCTCACCCTGGATGCCGTGCTGCTGGCCGCGATCCCGCCGGCGCTGCTGGCGGCCTTCCGCGACCCGGTGCGCGTGATGCGAGTGGCCTGA
- a CDS encoding phage holin family protein, whose translation MRFLGHIIVTGLALWVTALILPGMHLGENSASVLTQVLTIGAIALILALIDTIVKPILELLALPITCLTLGLFQLVINTLMLLLASWVSGLLGLTLTFDSFWWALGAGIIIGMLSAIVEAVTGLGESHAKSE comes from the coding sequence ATGAGATTCCTCGGCCACATCATCGTCACCGGCCTCGCGCTGTGGGTCACGGCGCTGATCCTGCCCGGCATGCACCTGGGCGAGAACAGCGCGAGCGTGCTCACGCAGGTGCTCACCATCGGCGCGATCGCGCTGATCCTCGCGCTGATCGACACGATCGTGAAGCCGATCCTGGAGCTGCTGGCCCTGCCCATCACCTGTCTCACGCTGGGCCTGTTCCAGCTGGTCATCAACACGCTGATGCTGCTGCTGGCGAGCTGGGTCTCCGGCCTGCTGGGACTGACCCTGACCTTCGACAGCTTCTGGTGGGCGCTCGGCGCCGGCATCATCATCGGCATGCTCTCCGCGATCGTCGAGGCGGTGACCGGGCTCGGGGAGTCGCACGCGAAGAGTGAGTAA
- a CDS encoding ABC transporter ATP-binding protein, with protein sequence MDRADLAVEDLRFRYRRGGEEMYRGLNATFTPGAVTAITGASGRGKSTLLYLLGLLLSPSSGRVLLDGQDVSAAPDAERSALRAGRFGFVFQDSELDPTRTLLDSVSEVGLYGGMPAGTLRPRARELLDRFGLGHRADHRPGQISGGQAQRVALCRALMNDPDIVLADEPTGNLDPGNADLVLDQLTEIAADGRSVLIATHDPQVLARSTEELAL encoded by the coding sequence ATGGACCGCGCCGATCTCGCCGTCGAGGATCTCCGCTTCCGCTACCGCCGCGGCGGCGAGGAGATGTACCGCGGGTTGAACGCCACCTTCACCCCCGGTGCTGTCACTGCCATCACCGGTGCATCCGGCCGGGGCAAGAGCACCCTGCTCTACCTGCTCGGGCTCCTCCTGTCGCCGTCCTCGGGCCGGGTCCTGCTCGATGGGCAGGACGTCTCCGCGGCGCCCGACGCCGAGCGCTCGGCGCTGCGAGCCGGACGGTTCGGCTTCGTCTTCCAGGACTCCGAGCTGGACCCCACCCGGACCCTGCTGGACAGCGTCAGCGAGGTGGGGCTGTACGGCGGTATGCCCGCTGGGACGCTGCGGCCCCGGGCGCGGGAGCTGCTGGACCGTTTCGGCCTCGGGCACCGTGCCGATCATCGCCCCGGCCAGATCAGCGGCGGGCAAGCTCAGCGGGTGGCGCTGTGCCGGGCGCTGATGAACGATCCGGACATCGTCCTGGCCGATGAGCCCACCGGGAACCTCGACCCGGGCAATGCGGATCTGGTGCTCGACCAGCTCACCGAGATCGCCGCAGACGGCCGTTCCGTGCTGATCGCGACCCACGACCCGCAGGTCCTCGCCCGCAGCACGGAGGAGCTGGCGCTGTGA
- a CDS encoding histidinol-phosphate transaminase: MSETSPRPDAPVETIRLRPALEDLPVYVPGKPPADDGIRRLKVSSNESSFPPVPAVREAVIATLDEMHLYPDAAGIALREALGENHGVEPAQIALSNGSVSVTADLVRALVGEGDEVVYAWRSFEAYPLLVGAQGGTSVQVPLTADAEHDLDAMAAAITERTRLVLLCTPNNPTGPSLSTAQVEAFLAQVPEHVVVAIDEAYREFHDPATVLGTAGIFRRHANVVLLRTFSKLQGLAGLRLGYAVAHPRLAAALGQVAIPFSASRPAQAAALACLEPTVAEELERRAEWVRTERSRVQQALAAQGWELPASHGNFVYFPLGEDTPAFAEFADARGLVMRAYGTEGVRATIAGQEANDLLIEIAAAWRSR; this comes from the coding sequence ATGTCTGAGACGTCCCCCCGCCCCGACGCCCCCGTCGAGACCATCCGCCTGCGCCCCGCCCTCGAGGACCTGCCGGTCTACGTTCCCGGGAAGCCGCCGGCCGATGACGGCATCCGCCGCCTGAAGGTCTCCTCCAACGAGTCCTCCTTCCCGCCCGTCCCGGCGGTGCGCGAGGCCGTGATCGCGACGCTCGACGAGATGCACCTCTACCCCGATGCCGCCGGGATCGCGCTGCGCGAGGCGCTGGGGGAGAACCACGGCGTGGAGCCGGCCCAGATCGCGCTGTCCAACGGCTCGGTCTCGGTCACCGCCGATCTGGTGCGGGCCCTGGTGGGCGAGGGGGACGAGGTGGTCTACGCCTGGCGCTCCTTCGAGGCGTACCCGCTGCTGGTGGGCGCCCAGGGCGGCACCTCCGTGCAGGTGCCGCTCACGGCGGACGCCGAGCACGATCTCGACGCGATGGCGGCGGCGATCACCGAGCGCACCCGCCTGGTGCTGCTGTGCACCCCGAACAACCCCACCGGGCCCTCGCTGAGCACCGCCCAGGTCGAGGCGTTCCTCGCGCAGGTCCCGGAGCACGTGGTGGTCGCGATCGACGAGGCGTACCGCGAGTTCCACGACCCCGCCACCGTGCTGGGCACGGCCGGGATCTTCCGCCGCCACGCCAACGTGGTGCTGCTGCGCACCTTCTCCAAGCTGCAGGGCCTGGCAGGGCTCCGGCTCGGCTACGCGGTCGCGCATCCGCGGCTCGCCGCCGCGCTGGGCCAGGTGGCGATCCCCTTCTCCGCCAGCCGCCCCGCCCAGGCCGCCGCGCTGGCCTGCCTGGAGCCCACGGTCGCCGAGGAGCTCGAGCGCCGCGCCGAGTGGGTGCGCACGGAGCGGTCCCGCGTGCAGCAGGCGCTCGCCGCGCAGGGCTGGGAGCTGCCCGCGAGCCACGGCAACTTCGTGTACTTCCCGCTGGGGGAGGACACTCCGGCCTTCGCCGAGTTCGCCGACGCCCGCGGCCTGGTGATGCGCGCCTACGGCACCGAGGGGGTGCGCGCCACGATCGCCGGCCAGGAGGCCAACGACCTGCTGATCGAGATCGCCGCCGCCTGGCGCTCCCGCTGA